A genomic segment from Actinomyces lilanjuaniae encodes:
- a CDS encoding type II secretion system F family protein, producing the protein MSVLLSLLRRLPLSPALRRRISAAGLGWDEALVEVALVAGIAVTYVGTRPLMGRIAGGVLAAAVPLVFFRWLQRRAARRAEQFIAQLPEVSRVLSNGTSAGMSVERSLGLAAREVPVPASTELGRVVSEIALGRTLDDALGNLARRMPSRELNVLVRTVVIQSKSGGALVSALQDIALALEERKQLHREVRTAILGSAIGGYIVPVLGVGSVVLLNLMEPGILDDMASTLIGRVILGGALVFFGLGALLMRLVSRVEV; encoded by the coding sequence GTGTCGGTGCTCCTCTCCCTGCTGCGCCGCCTGCCGCTGAGTCCTGCGCTGCGCCGCCGTATCAGCGCCGCCGGGCTGGGGTGGGACGAGGCCCTGGTCGAGGTGGCGCTGGTCGCGGGGATTGCGGTGACCTATGTCGGTACCCGCCCGCTCATGGGGCGGATCGCCGGGGGAGTCCTTGCCGCGGCCGTGCCGCTGGTCTTCTTCCGCTGGCTGCAGCGCCGTGCGGCCCGGCGAGCGGAGCAGTTCATCGCCCAGCTCCCGGAGGTCTCCCGGGTGCTGTCCAACGGGACGTCTGCCGGGATGTCTGTGGAGCGCTCGCTGGGCCTGGCCGCTCGGGAGGTACCGGTGCCCGCCAGTACCGAGCTGGGGCGGGTGGTCTCTGAGATCGCCCTGGGCCGCACCCTTGACGACGCCCTGGGCAACCTGGCCCGGCGCATGCCTTCCCGTGAGCTCAACGTCCTGGTGCGCACCGTGGTCATCCAGTCCAAGTCCGGTGGCGCCCTGGTCTCCGCCCTGCAGGACATCGCCCTGGCCCTGGAGGAGCGCAAGCAGCTGCACCGGGAGGTGCGCACTGCCATCCTCGGCTCCGCCATCGGCGGCTACATCGTCCCGGTGCTGGGGGTGGGCAGCGTGGTGCTGCTCAACCTCATGGAGCCCGGAATCCTGGATGACATGGCCTCCACCCTCATTGGCCGCGTCATCCTGGGAGGCGCACTGGTCTTCTTCGGTCTGGGGGCGCTGCTCATGAGGCTGGTCTCCCGGGTGGAGGTGTGA
- a CDS encoding type II secretion system F family protein — MVAVVAGLVGALLVLGAAQGIRMVREDGAAYLRDDLAAQAEEPQRESAFVRLIDALGVRGQRTLRRVYGPVRLRALDRRLRGAGNPEGLHLDLFIQREAGFILLSTVLFLFCALMGQLLIGVVMAAVFSGWMYLWLAQAVRTRRKAIERDLPDFLDVLAVTVRSGTPFRNALERVCDHFEGPVSEEMRTALHEMRLGVSRRDAFTAVRQRCRSESIDTFVTALLQSEELGTPIGEALQGIVKEIRRERAEQVRREAARTAPQVSLIASATMLPGTMILMMGGMLYANRDMISGLLGG, encoded by the coding sequence GTGGTAGCCGTGGTGGCGGGGCTGGTGGGCGCGCTCCTGGTGCTCGGGGCGGCGCAGGGCATCCGCATGGTCCGGGAGGACGGGGCTGCCTACCTGCGTGACGACCTCGCGGCCCAGGCCGAGGAGCCCCAGCGGGAGAGCGCCTTCGTCAGGCTCATTGACGCCCTGGGGGTCAGGGGGCAGCGCACGCTGCGCCGGGTCTACGGTCCGGTCCGGCTGCGCGCCCTGGACCGCAGGCTCCGGGGCGCGGGCAACCCGGAGGGGCTGCACCTCGACCTCTTTATCCAACGGGAGGCGGGGTTTATCCTCCTCAGTACGGTGCTCTTCCTGTTTTGTGCCCTCATGGGGCAGCTGCTGATAGGTGTCGTGATGGCGGCTGTCTTCTCCGGGTGGATGTACCTGTGGCTGGCCCAGGCTGTCCGGACGCGTCGGAAGGCGATCGAGCGGGACCTGCCCGACTTCCTGGACGTCCTGGCGGTGACGGTGCGTTCGGGCACCCCCTTCCGCAACGCCCTGGAGCGCGTGTGTGACCACTTTGAGGGCCCGGTATCGGAGGAGATGCGTACAGCGCTCCACGAGATGCGCCTGGGGGTCTCCCGGCGGGATGCTTTTACCGCGGTGAGACAGCGCTGCCGCTCCGAGAGCATTGATACTTTTGTCACGGCTCTGCTCCAGTCGGAGGAGCTGGGAACCCCCATTGGTGAGGCCCTCCAGGGGATCGTCAAGGAGATCCGGCGTGAGCGGGCGGAGCAGGTGCGCCGGGAGGCGGCTCGCACGGCTCCCCAGGTGTCCCTCATTGCCTCGGCGACCATGCTCCCCGGCACCATGATCCTCATGATGGGGGGCATGCTCTACGCCAACCGGGACATGATCTCCGGACTCCTGGGCGGGTGA